The following are from one region of the Falco cherrug isolate bFalChe1 chromosome 19, bFalChe1.pri, whole genome shotgun sequence genome:
- the LOC106630842 gene encoding keratin-associated protein 10-4-like, which translates to MSCYLHQCLPPVYQNPVPIQCPPTYAARQLSVPTWHSALCSPQYVTPCIPRQRIMSSSFSQQQCVTQCVPRQQYATQCVPQQHCMPQRILQQPRVTRCVTTCVPQQQCATEGVLQQPCVTKCVPQQQRETTSVPQQRVTECIPQQPCATRCITTCVPQQPYLTKSVPQQQCATKCIPQQRVTMYFPQQQCATRCITTCVPQQRATKGVSHRFVTSCAPQQCATMYVPQQCATRCVTKCVPQQCATQGASICIPQQCATKCDSQQCGTTCVLQQQCVTKGVSQQCVTKGVPQQQCATKGVPQQCPTKCVPQQCVTKGVPQQQCATKGVPQQCMTKGVPQQQCATKCVPQQCMTKGVPQQQCATKCVPQQCVTKGVSQQQCATKGVPQQCVTKCVPQQQCATKCVPQQCVTKGVPQQQCATKCVPQQCVTKGVPQQCATKCVPQQCVTKGVPQQQCATKCVPQQCVTKAVPQQCATKGVPQQQCATKCVPQQSQSGGVKISSHSKKYCSASKWPW; encoded by the coding sequence ATGTCGTGCTACCTACACCAGTGCCTCCCTCCAGTCTACCAGAACCCCGTCCCCATCCAGTGCCCACCAACCTATGCTGCCAGACAGCTGTCAGTGCCTACCTGGCACTCAGCGCTGTGCAGCCCACAGTATGTGACCCCCTGCATCCCCCGGCAGCGGATCATGTCCTCCAGCTTCTCCCAACAGCAGTGTGTGACCCAGTGCGTGCCACGGCAGCAATACGCAACCCAGTGTGTGCCGCAGCAGCACTGCATGCCGCAGCGCATCCTCCAGCAGCCACGTGTCACCCGGTGTGTGACAACTTGcgtgccacagcagcagtgtgcGACTGAGGGGGTGTTGCAGCAGCCTTGTGTGACCAAGTGTGTGCCGCAGCAGCAGCGTGAGACCACCAGCGTGCCGCAGCAGCGTGTGACAGAGTGCATCCCGCAGCAGCCGTGTGCGACCAGGTGCATCACCACGTGTGTGCCACAGCAGCCGTACCTGACCAAGagtgtcccacagcagcagtgtgccACCAAGTGCATCCCACAGCAGCGTGTGACCATGtacttcccacagcagcagtgcgCGACCAGGTGCATCACCACATGCGTCCCGCAGCAGCGTGCGACCAAGGGTGTCTCACACCGGTTTGTGACCTCTTGTGCCCCGCAGCAGTGTGCCACCATGTATGTCCCGCAGCAGTGTGCCACCAGGTGCGTGACCAAGTGTGTCCCACAGCAGTGTGCCACCCAGGGTGCTAGCATTTGTATCCCACAGCAGTGTGCCACCAAGTGTGACTCACAGCAGTGTGGGACAACTtgtgtcctgcagcagcagtgtgtgaCCAAGGGTGTCTCTCAGCAGTGTGTGACCAAGggtgtcccacagcagcagtgtgctACCAAAGGTGTCCCACAGCAGTGTCCCACCAAGTGTGTCCCACAGCAGTGTGTGACCAAGggtgtcccacagcagcagtgtgccACCAAGGGTGTCCCACAGCAGTGTATGACCAAGggtgtcccacagcagcagtgtgccACCAAGTGTGTCCCACAGCAGTGTATGACCAAGGGcgtcccacagcagcagtgtgccACCAAGTGTGTCCCACAGCAGTGTGTGACCAAGGGTGTCTCACAGCAGCAGTGTGCGACCAAAGGTGTCCCACAGCAGTGTGTGACCAAGtgtgtcccacagcagcagtgtgccACCAAGTGTGTCCCACAGCAGTGTGTGACCAAGggtgtcccacagcagcagtgtgccACCAAGTGTGTCCCACAGCAGTGTGTGACCAAAGGTGTCCCACAGCAGTGTGCCACCAAGTGTGTCCCACAGCAGTGTGTGACCAAGggtgtcccacagcagcagtgtgccACCAAGTGTGTCCCACAGCAGTGTGTGACCAAAGCTGTCCCACAGCAGTGTGCCACCAAAggtgtcccacagcagcagtgtgccACCAAGTGTGTCCCACAGCAAAGTCAGTCGGGTGGAGTAAAAATTTCAAGTCACTCTAAGAAGTACTGCTCTGCGTCCAAATGGCCCTGGTaa